A genomic region of uncultured Roseibium sp. contains the following coding sequences:
- a CDS encoding LacI family DNA-binding transcriptional regulator: protein MKKRPTILDVAQEAGVSKSTVSLVLQTSPLVKPATRTAVDNAIKKLGYVYNRSAAGLRGAASGLIGLIINDLRNPFFTEFAASAQMEFARKGYSTVVANTDEDPAIQAQVIASMIEHDVSAFVISPAYGGDEDAFARIERAGIPTMQVLRQIDDRTEIFPFASHNYSAGGELATRHLFNLGCRNIAFVGGLEDRPITEERMSGYRCFMQAQGLPPRTFHGRPTRAFGRDLALEIAGKHPDIEAAICFSDLVALGMISGFAEAGVEVGKDIRLIGFDDIEESSLVYPRLSSIRCDTKHFGQSSAQAMLAWIVDGNRPPDVRHYDVRLIERQSSIGFN, encoded by the coding sequence ATGAAAAAAAGACCGACAATACTGGATGTCGCGCAGGAAGCCGGGGTTTCGAAGTCAACCGTCTCGCTGGTTCTGCAAACCTCGCCCCTCGTCAAGCCGGCAACGCGCACTGCGGTCGACAACGCCATCAAGAAGCTCGGATATGTCTACAACAGGTCAGCTGCCGGCCTCAGGGGGGCTGCCTCCGGTCTGATCGGCCTGATCATCAATGACCTGCGCAACCCGTTCTTCACCGAGTTCGCCGCGAGCGCCCAGATGGAGTTCGCCCGAAAGGGCTATTCGACGGTTGTCGCCAACACCGACGAGGACCCGGCGATCCAGGCCCAGGTGATTGCGTCCATGATCGAACATGACGTCTCTGCATTCGTGATCTCGCCTGCCTATGGCGGCGACGAAGATGCCTTTGCCCGCATCGAACGCGCGGGCATTCCCACCATGCAGGTGCTCCGTCAGATCGATGATCGCACCGAAATCTTTCCCTTCGCTTCACACAATTATTCCGCCGGGGGCGAATTGGCGACCCGGCATCTGTTCAACCTTGGATGCAGGAACATCGCCTTTGTCGGCGGCTTGGAGGATCGTCCCATCACCGAGGAACGCATGTCCGGCTACAGATGCTTCATGCAGGCGCAGGGCTTGCCGCCACGAACCTTTCACGGGCGGCCCACCCGCGCCTTCGGACGGGACCTGGCGCTTGAGATCGCCGGGAAACACCCGGACATCGAGGCCGCGATCTGTTTCAGCGATCTCGTCGCGCTCGGGATGATTTCAGGATTTGCGGAAGCAGGTGTCGAAGTCGGGAAGGACATACGCCTGATCGGTTTCGACGACATTGAGGAAAGCTCGCTTGTCTATCCGCGTCTGAGTTCGATCAGGTGCGACACGAAACACTTCGGCCAGAGTTCCGCGCAAGCGATGCTGGCCTGGATCGTGGACGGCAATCGGCCGCCCGATGTCAGGCACTACGACGTCAGGCTGATCGAACGCCAGTCAAGCATCGGGTTCAATTGA
- a CDS encoding HAD family phosphatase — METFVREAAALIFDCDGTLLKTPDLFAAAWQSAFAKAGHEMDLDWYHQRAGMSEHVLLDAFEAEKDIALDRSRAVRNLRHFILTHVDSVEEIPAIAAIARASHGHKPMAVASGGSHEIVHATLRASGLLHLFETVVTIDDVGKAKPAPDLFLEAATRLQAAPASCLVFEDSDQGIEAAKAAGMRCVDVASLV, encoded by the coding sequence GTGGAGACATTCGTTCGCGAGGCCGCTGCGTTGATTTTCGATTGCGACGGTACGCTTCTGAAAACACCTGACCTCTTCGCTGCCGCGTGGCAGTCCGCCTTCGCGAAGGCAGGTCACGAGATGGACCTGGACTGGTACCATCAGCGGGCCGGCATGTCGGAGCACGTGTTGCTGGACGCCTTCGAAGCGGAAAAGGATATTGCCCTCGACCGGTCCCGTGCTGTCCGGAATCTGAGGCACTTCATTCTGACGCATGTGGACTCTGTCGAGGAAATACCAGCGATCGCCGCAATCGCGCGTGCCAGCCATGGCCACAAGCCGATGGCCGTCGCATCGGGAGGCTCGCACGAAATCGTACATGCCACGCTTCGGGCGTCCGGCCTCCTGCATCTGTTCGAAACAGTTGTCACGATCGATGACGTCGGGAAGGCAAAACCGGCTCCGGATCTCTTTCTGGAAGCCGCAACCCGGTTGCAAGCCGCCCCCGCATCCTGCCTTGTCTTCGAAGACAGCGACCAGGGCATCGAAGCGGCAAAAGCCGCCGGCATGCGGTGCGTGGACGTGGCTTCACTGGTTTGA
- a CDS encoding heme-binding protein, with protein MKLALETAQKIVSAALDWRRAHGMKPITIAVLDSGGFLIALAREDGTSNLRPDIAQGKARGAIGMGLGSRALFERAKSQPYFIQAMNSLAEGSLVPVPGGVLIKADGQVLGAVGITGDSSDNDETCAIAAIETAGFTADGG; from the coding sequence GTGAAACTTGCTTTGGAGACAGCGCAGAAAATTGTTTCGGCGGCACTGGACTGGCGGCGTGCCCATGGGATGAAGCCCATAACAATCGCGGTTCTTGACAGCGGTGGATTCCTGATCGCGCTGGCCCGCGAAGACGGCACCAGCAATCTGCGTCCGGACATTGCGCAGGGCAAGGCGCGGGGGGCAATCGGTATGGGGCTCGGCTCGCGTGCCCTGTTTGAACGGGCAAAGTCACAGCCCTATTTTATCCAGGCAATGAACAGCCTTGCCGAAGGATCGCTGGTGCCCGTGCCCGGTGGCGTATTAATCAAAGCGGACGGCCAGGTCCTCGGGGCAGTTGGGATAACGGGTGACTCGTCCGACAATGACGAAACCTGCGCAATCGCAGCAATTGAGACCGCCGGATTTACGGCAGACGGAGGCTAA
- a CDS encoding CoA transferase yields MTAATGPLTGMKVIELAHIMAGPVCGLMLADMGADVIKVEKPQGDDSRRFVPPQIEGESAAYMMMNRNKRGIALNLKDPSAREVLHKLLSDADVVIENYRLGTMERLGLGYDDLAAINPRLIYCEISGFGRTGPYAERGGFDLIAQGMAGLMSITGEGPGRPPVKVAAPISDINAGILAAMGVSAAYANALKTGRGQKVDTSLFEAAIVQTYWQSAIAFSTGENPEPLGSAHPLNAPYQAFATSDGWINVGAANQRNWLRLLDVIETPELDADPRFSSNLARMQNLPALVEILNKKLRRDTTANWLAKMEAAALPAGPVLGIVEMHEDPQAVARDMIVETRHAIAGDVKTIGHPVKFSKTPARVAKAAPVLGQHSREVLDQLGYDQETVARLVESGAVIAV; encoded by the coding sequence ATGACGGCCGCCACCGGGCCATTGACCGGTATGAAGGTCATCGAACTTGCGCATATCATGGCAGGTCCGGTGTGCGGCCTGATGCTGGCGGACATGGGCGCGGATGTCATCAAGGTGGAAAAGCCGCAAGGCGATGATTCCCGCCGGTTCGTTCCTCCCCAGATTGAAGGCGAATCCGCAGCCTACATGATGATGAACCGCAACAAGCGGGGAATAGCACTGAACCTCAAGGACCCGTCGGCGCGAGAGGTCTTGCACAAGCTCCTGTCAGATGCGGATGTCGTGATCGAAAATTATCGCCTGGGCACGATGGAACGGCTGGGTCTCGGCTATGACGATCTGGCGGCAATCAACCCGCGCCTGATCTATTGCGAAATCTCCGGGTTCGGACGGACCGGCCCCTACGCGGAACGCGGAGGTTTTGATTTGATTGCCCAGGGTATGGCCGGTCTGATGTCGATCACCGGCGAGGGGCCGGGGCGTCCGCCGGTCAAGGTGGCTGCACCGATCTCAGACATCAATGCCGGTATCCTGGCGGCCATGGGTGTGAGCGCGGCTTACGCAAATGCGTTGAAGACCGGCCGGGGTCAAAAAGTTGACACGTCGCTGTTCGAGGCCGCGATCGTGCAAACATACTGGCAATCGGCGATCGCTTTTTCTACTGGTGAAAATCCAGAGCCGCTCGGCTCCGCGCATCCGCTCAATGCGCCTTATCAGGCGTTCGCGACCAGCGACGGCTGGATCAATGTTGGGGCCGCGAACCAGCGCAACTGGCTCCGTTTGCTGGATGTCATCGAGACACCTGAACTTGATGCCGACCCGCGGTTTTCGTCGAACCTGGCGCGGATGCAAAACCTGCCGGCGCTTGTCGAAATCCTGAACAAAAAACTGCGGCGGGACACGACCGCCAACTGGTTGGCCAAGATGGAAGCCGCAGCGCTTCCGGCCGGTCCGGTCCTGGGCATTGTGGAGATGCACGAGGACCCCCAGGCGGTCGCGCGGGACATGATCGTGGAGACAAGGCACGCCATTGCGGGCGATGTCAAAACCATTGGACACCCGGTCAAGTTCAGCAAAACGCCTGCCAGAGTTGCCAAAGCCGCGCCGGTGTTGGGACAACACAGCCGGGAGGTGTTGGATCAGCTTGGGTATGATCAGGAAACGGTCGCGCGCCTGGTAGAAAGCGGGGCGGTCATAGCGGTGTAG
- a CDS encoding enoyl-CoA hydratase, with protein MTEELTQHLKDGVLWVAFNRPQARNALTFEMYDGLANLCKSLPSNGSVRAIVVSGNGGKAFAAGTDMSQFRNFRTAQDALDYEARIAQALDDLERCPVPTIAAINGACTGGGAAIAAACDLRITSASLKFGFPIARTLGNCLASDNLARLSDLMGAGRVREMIFTARLILAEEAQAIGLVSEVLPDEASLMVRAGELAQLVGTMAPLTLRATKEAMRRRRAAIAVEDDDLIAMCYTSDDFHIGIEAFLSKSRPEWTGK; from the coding sequence ATGACTGAAGAGCTTACGCAGCACCTGAAGGACGGGGTCTTGTGGGTGGCATTCAACCGCCCGCAAGCGCGCAACGCGCTGACATTTGAAATGTATGACGGGCTTGCAAATCTCTGCAAATCGCTGCCAAGCAACGGATCGGTGCGGGCCATCGTTGTTTCCGGCAATGGCGGAAAGGCGTTCGCGGCCGGGACCGACATGAGCCAGTTCCGCAATTTCAGGACGGCGCAGGACGCGCTGGACTACGAAGCCCGCATCGCGCAAGCACTGGACGATCTGGAGCGGTGTCCGGTACCGACGATCGCAGCGATCAACGGGGCGTGCACTGGTGGAGGAGCCGCGATTGCGGCGGCATGTGATCTGCGTATCACCTCTGCGAGCCTCAAGTTCGGGTTTCCTATCGCACGTACCCTGGGGAACTGCCTTGCCAGCGACAACCTCGCCCGCCTGTCGGATCTGATGGGAGCGGGCCGTGTCCGAGAAATGATCTTCACTGCGCGGCTGATCCTGGCTGAAGAAGCCCAGGCGATTGGCCTGGTGAGCGAGGTTCTGCCGGATGAGGCGTCCCTTATGGTTCGCGCCGGGGAACTGGCACAACTGGTCGGCACCATGGCGCCCTTGACCTTGCGCGCCACAAAAGAGGCCATGCGCCGGCGCCGTGCCGCGATTGCAGTGGAAGACGACGACCTGATCGCGATGTGTTACACCAGCGACGATTTCCACATCGGTATCGAAGCATTCCTGAGCAAGTCCAGACCGGAATGGACCGGGAAATGA
- a CDS encoding TRAP transporter large permease: MLMAAIFCALLAMICINVPIAVALAMCGVIGLLAVEGTGSLVTIALDMYDGSTKFSLIAIPMFVLAGAIMNAGGITDRLINFVSAIIGFIRGGLAMVNIGVSLFFAEISGSAVADVAAMGSILIPQMKKRGYSKEFSAAVTSSSASLAIIIPPSIPMILYAASANTSVEQLFVAGVVPGLLGAAGLMGVAYAFAKRYDYPVEEAFNLPRVRETFKDALPAFALPVIILGGIFGGFVTATEAAGLAVLAALVVSAWYRNLNLAHLRRAMLDGGIQTAVVMLLVAASVLMGGFLTRAQIPQQLAEAILSVTAQQWAILLILNFFFLIIGFFLHSAAAIILVVPIVIPLISAAGIDPVHFGLVVTLNLAIGQQTPPVASVLITSCSVARANIWAVSKVNIFFVAVLLAVLMLCTYVPAVPMFLVEYFYR, encoded by the coding sequence ATGCTGATGGCTGCGATCTTCTGCGCCCTGCTGGCGATGATCTGCATCAATGTGCCAATTGCGGTTGCGCTGGCCATGTGCGGCGTGATCGGCCTCCTGGCAGTCGAGGGCACCGGCAGTTTGGTCACGATTGCCCTGGACATGTATGATGGATCCACCAAGTTTTCATTGATCGCGATTCCGATGTTTGTGTTGGCTGGTGCCATCATGAACGCGGGCGGGATCACGGATCGGCTGATCAATTTCGTGTCCGCCATCATCGGCTTCATTCGCGGTGGTCTGGCGATGGTCAATATTGGCGTGTCGCTGTTCTTCGCGGAGATTTCGGGCTCGGCTGTCGCGGACGTCGCTGCAATGGGTTCGATTCTGATCCCGCAAATGAAAAAGCGCGGCTACTCGAAGGAGTTTTCCGCCGCTGTCACGTCGTCCTCAGCCTCTCTGGCCATTATCATCCCGCCATCGATCCCCATGATCCTGTATGCGGCCTCGGCCAACACCTCGGTCGAGCAATTGTTCGTGGCCGGCGTTGTGCCCGGGCTCCTGGGTGCTGCCGGGTTGATGGGCGTCGCCTATGCTTTCGCGAAACGCTATGACTATCCGGTCGAAGAGGCCTTCAACCTGCCGCGCGTGCGCGAGACCTTCAAGGACGCACTGCCCGCTTTTGCGCTGCCGGTGATCATCCTGGGCGGGATATTCGGCGGGTTTGTCACCGCAACCGAAGCCGCAGGGCTGGCCGTTCTTGCCGCACTTGTCGTCTCTGCATGGTATCGCAACCTGAACCTGGCACATTTGCGCCGGGCGATGCTCGATGGCGGCATACAAACCGCCGTGGTCATGCTTCTGGTCGCCGCGTCGGTCCTGATGGGCGGCTTTCTGACCCGTGCGCAGATCCCTCAGCAACTGGCGGAAGCGATCCTGTCCGTCACCGCTCAGCAATGGGCGATCTTGCTGATTTTGAACTTCTTTTTCCTGATCATCGGGTTCTTTCTGCATTCGGCGGCCGCGATCATTCTGGTTGTCCCGATAGTGATCCCGCTGATCTCCGCCGCGGGCATCGATCCCGTGCACTTTGGTCTTGTCGTGACACTGAACCTGGCGATCGGCCAGCAGACACCGCCGGTGGCATCCGTCCTGATCACGTCCTGCTCGGTGGCGCGGGCTAATATCTGGGCCGTCTCGAAAGTGAATATCTTCTTTGTCGCGGTCCTGTTGGCGGTACTGATGCTCTGCACGTACGTGCCGGCGGTGCCGATGTTCCTCGTTGAGTACTTCTACCGATGA
- a CDS encoding TRAP transporter small permease subunit encodes MNQLSNSLLPRIVTILGKVLEWITISLMVLLTIVVISAVIARLSGQSFSWYDEVAAIMLAWITYYGSALAALHRRHIGFDTVLLAMPVKARLAALLVAEAIVLIFFVLMARAGLQVLEVLEGDTLISLTWVPVQFTQSIIPIGATLFILCQLLSLPNYWKVTADGISLEHAEIEEEVEAEMIKNKDRT; translated from the coding sequence TTGAACCAGCTCTCGAACTCACTCCTACCCCGGATTGTCACGATCCTCGGCAAAGTGCTTGAATGGATCACGATCTCGCTGATGGTGCTTCTGACCATCGTCGTGATTTCGGCGGTGATTGCACGTCTCTCGGGCCAGAGTTTCTCGTGGTATGACGAAGTCGCCGCGATCATGCTCGCCTGGATAACCTACTACGGCTCGGCGCTCGCAGCGCTTCACCGTCGCCACATCGGGTTTGACACCGTGCTTCTGGCGATGCCGGTCAAGGCACGGCTGGCGGCGTTGCTCGTAGCCGAGGCGATCGTGTTGATCTTCTTCGTGCTGATGGCGCGCGCCGGGCTTCAGGTTCTCGAAGTTCTCGAAGGCGACACGCTGATCTCGCTCACCTGGGTTCCGGTCCAATTCACCCAGTCGATTATCCCGATTGGCGCGACCCTGTTCATCCTGTGCCAGCTTCTCAGCCTGCCGAACTACTGGAAAGTCACCGCCGACGGCATTTCACTGGAACACGCGGAGATCGAGGAAGAGGTCGAGGCGGAGATGATCAAGAACAAGGATCGTACCTGA
- a CDS encoding TRAP transporter substrate-binding protein — protein sequence MTIKAILIATAAAIGGTSGAFAADITLKFGHVGNPGSLFEASVDNFAECVNSSMGGKVEVQTFGSSQLGKDKELLQKLKLGQVDFALPSSVMSSVDDTFGIFEMPYIIRDRDHMRRVQGAMMDKFQDAANGGGYHIVGLAENGFRHITNNTRPINVPSDLEGIKLRTPNGVWRVKMFTEYGANPTPMAFSDVFTALQTGVMDGQENPYAQIASAKFQEVQKYLSITGHVYTPAYILASQKGFAKLPEDVQAGLTECAASTQDFTYEKAAQLETELLDVIKAAGVEVNEADKDAFVEASAPIYKAFADEVEGGQDMIDQVLGLANSN from the coding sequence ATGACCATCAAGGCAATTCTCATTGCAACAGCCGCTGCGATTGGCGGAACAAGCGGTGCCTTTGCCGCCGACATCACCCTGAAGTTTGGCCATGTCGGCAATCCTGGTTCGCTGTTTGAAGCAAGCGTCGACAATTTCGCGGAATGTGTGAACTCGTCGATGGGCGGTAAAGTCGAGGTGCAGACCTTCGGCTCTTCACAGCTGGGCAAGGACAAGGAGCTTTTGCAGAAGCTGAAGCTGGGTCAGGTCGACTTCGCACTTCCCTCGTCCGTCATGTCTTCGGTCGATGATACGTTCGGCATTTTCGAGATGCCCTACATCATCCGCGACCGTGATCACATGCGCCGTGTCCAGGGCGCGATGATGGACAAGTTTCAGGACGCTGCAAACGGCGGTGGATATCACATCGTCGGCCTGGCCGAGAACGGCTTCCGCCACATCACCAACAACACACGGCCAATCAATGTGCCGAGCGATCTCGAAGGCATCAAACTCCGCACGCCCAATGGCGTGTGGCGTGTCAAGATGTTCACGGAGTACGGCGCAAACCCGACGCCAATGGCATTTTCGGACGTGTTCACCGCGTTGCAGACCGGCGTGATGGACGGCCAGGAAAATCCCTATGCGCAGATCGCGTCCGCGAAATTCCAGGAGGTCCAGAAGTACCTGTCAATAACCGGGCATGTCTACACACCTGCCTATATCCTCGCTTCGCAGAAGGGTTTTGCGAAACTGCCGGAGGACGTGCAGGCCGGCCTGACCGAATGTGCGGCGTCCACGCAGGACTTCACCTACGAAAAGGCGGCCCAGCTGGAAACCGAATTGCTGGACGTCATCAAGGCCGCCGGTGTCGAGGTGAATGAGGCGGACAAGGATGCGTTCGTCGAGGCATCCGCGCCGATCTACAAGGCATTCGCCGACGAAGTCGAAGGCGGGCAAGACATGATTGACCAGGTTCTGGGCCTGGCAAACTCAAACTGA
- a CDS encoding aminotransferase class V-fold PLP-dependent enzyme, giving the protein MRQAGRHFLQIPGPSSVPDRILRAISGQVIDHRGPAFGKVGAQALEGIKTIFKTEQNVVIYPSSGTGGWEAALVNVLSPGDRVLMFETGHFATLWKKIAEKLDLKPEFIEGDWRGGADPDQIEAYLAEDGNHEIKAVCVVHNETSTGSVSPIAAIRKAIDNAGHPALFMVDTISGLASLDYQHDEWGVDVTVSGSQKGLMLPPGLSFNAISAKAMAANGSATLRRSYWDWADMVGPNRTGYFPYTPATNLLYGLNVAIEMLHEEGLENVFARHARHGAATRAAVRTWGLEVLCNKQGQESGVLTAVVVPEGHSADGFRATTLDHYDISLGNGLSKVADKVFRIGHLGDFNDLMLVATLAGVEMGLTKANVPHNAGGVGAAMAMLESTQIAAE; this is encoded by the coding sequence ATGAGACAAGCTGGTCGTCATTTTCTGCAAATTCCCGGCCCCAGTTCGGTTCCGGATCGCATATTGCGCGCGATCTCCGGTCAGGTGATTGACCACAGGGGACCGGCGTTCGGCAAAGTCGGCGCACAGGCCCTTGAAGGGATCAAGACCATCTTCAAGACCGAGCAGAACGTCGTGATCTATCCGTCGTCGGGCACGGGTGGTTGGGAGGCGGCGCTGGTCAATGTCTTGTCGCCGGGCGATCGGGTGCTGATGTTCGAGACCGGGCATTTTGCGACATTGTGGAAAAAGATCGCCGAAAAACTGGATTTGAAGCCCGAGTTCATCGAAGGCGACTGGCGCGGCGGAGCCGACCCGGACCAGATCGAGGCCTATCTGGCTGAAGACGGAAATCACGAGATCAAGGCCGTCTGCGTTGTTCACAACGAGACATCGACCGGGTCCGTCTCGCCGATTGCTGCCATCCGCAAGGCCATCGACAACGCGGGACACCCGGCATTGTTCATGGTCGATACGATCTCGGGTCTCGCATCGCTCGACTATCAGCACGACGAATGGGGCGTTGATGTCACGGTTTCCGGATCACAAAAGGGACTGATGTTACCGCCGGGTCTTTCGTTCAACGCGATAAGTGCCAAGGCCATGGCGGCGAACGGTTCGGCCACGCTAAGGCGGTCATACTGGGACTGGGCGGATATGGTCGGTCCGAACAGGACAGGATACTTCCCGTATACGCCCGCCACGAACCTTCTCTACGGGCTGAATGTCGCCATTGAGATGCTGCACGAGGAAGGGCTGGAAAATGTCTTTGCCCGGCATGCGCGGCACGGGGCAGCTACGCGTGCTGCTGTCCGCACCTGGGGACTGGAAGTTCTCTGCAACAAGCAGGGGCAGGAAAGCGGCGTTCTGACGGCTGTCGTGGTCCCGGAGGGCCACAGCGCAGATGGGTTCAGGGCAACGACTCTGGATCACTACGATATTTCTTTGGGCAACGGCCTGTCGAAGGTTGCCGACAAAGTGTTCCGCATTGGCCATCTTGGCGACTTCAACGATCTCATGTTGGTCGCAACACTGGCAGGCGTGGAAATGGGTCTGACAAAGGCCAATGTTCCCCACAACGCTGGGGGAGTCGGAGCTGCGATGGCGATGCTCGAAAGCACGCAAATCGCGGCAGAGTGA